Genomic window (Bradyrhizobium sp. 186):
TCGATGCGGCCGTCAAGGACTGGACCGACAAGCTTGCCCAGCGGTCGCCGACGGCCATTGCGCTCGCCAAGCGCTCCTTCAACGCCGATTCCGACAATATCCGCGGCATCAGCAACTTCGCCCTTCACGCGGTCAAGCTATTCTACGACACGGAGGAATCGAAGGAAGGCGTCGCAGCGTTCAACGAGAAGCGCGATCCGGACTTCCACAAATTCACGCGCTGAGTAGCCAAGCCATGGCGTCGCACAAGGTCATCATCTCCTGCGCGGTCACCGGATCGATCCACACGCCATCGATGTCACCGCATCTGCCGGTGACGCCGGCGGAGATCGCGGAGTCCGCGCTTGGCGCCGCCGCGGCAGGAGCTGCGATCGTGCATCTGCACGCCCGCAATCCGGTCGACGGCAGGCCGGATCAATCGCCGGAAGCCTTCGAGCCCTTCCTGCGCGTCATCAAGCAAAGCTCCAACGTCGTCGTGAACCTGACCACCGGCGGCTCGCCCTACATGACGGTGGAGGAGCGCGTCCGTCCGGCAGCGACCTGGAAGCCGGAGGTCGCAAGCCTTAACATGGGGTCGATGAATTTCGGCCTGTTTCCGATGCTGAAGCGCTACAAGAGCTTCAAGCACGACTGGGAGCCGCAAATGCTCGAGGGTTCCCATGATCTCGTCTTCCGCAACTCGTTCAAGGACATCCGCTACGCGCTGGAGACGCTGAACGGCTCCGGCGCGCGCTACGAGTTCGAGTGCTACGACACCAGCCACCTCTATAACCTGCACTATTTCTGGACCGAAGGTCTGGTCAAGGCTCCCCTCTTCATCCAGACCTGCTTCGGGCTGCTCGGCGGCATCGGCTCACATCCGGACGATGTCATACACATGAAGCGGACGGCCGACCGGCTGTTCGGCGGCGACTACCGCTGGTCGGTGCTCGGCGCCGGCCGCGCGCAGATGCCGGTTGCCGCGATGGCGGCGTCAATGGGCGGTAATGTCCGGGTTGGGCT
Coding sequences:
- a CDS encoding 3-keto-5-aminohexanoate cleavage protein, with the protein product MASHKVIISCAVTGSIHTPSMSPHLPVTPAEIAESALGAAAAGAAIVHLHARNPVDGRPDQSPEAFEPFLRVIKQSSNVVVNLTTGGSPYMTVEERVRPAATWKPEVASLNMGSMNFGLFPMLKRYKSFKHDWEPQMLEGSHDLVFRNSFKDIRYALETLNGSGARYEFECYDTSHLYNLHYFWTEGLVKAPLFIQTCFGLLGGIGSHPDDVIHMKRTADRLFGGDYRWSVLGAGRAQMPVAAMAASMGGNVRVGLEDSLWLGAGRLAETNAAQVTQVRKIIEGLGLEIASPDAAREILQLKGGDKVAF